ACCTCCTACAGATGGAAGTTCACCATCGGCCATGAGATCGGGCACAGGGTTGCAGACTACTACAACGGACCCAAGCCCGAGATCATGAATACAGATGGCGACAACATTTCGCCCAAAGGCTATGCGAGCCCATACTTCGAAGGACACGAGGAGGACTGCGACGAGCTGTGCGGATGCGACTTCATGGGCGATCTGTGCGACGGAAACAGCGGCATGTACTGCTGGCACTGCCTCCAGTCGCGCGAGAACATCTCCGTCGGCCAGGGCGAGGGGTTCGGCTACATCTTCGCGACCTGGCTTTTCAACAACAAGAACACGAACGCAAAGCTCGTCTACGGTAAATCGGTTTGGGCCGATCCGCTGGAGCCGCCGCAGCCGGCACCTTATTCGGTCAATGCCGCAAGCAACATGCAGTGGATGTACTCCACGTGCAACAACTTCATGGACAGCCTCGGGACTGAGTGGGACTGGGTCAACTTCTTCTCGAACGTCTACGCCACCAAGGACGCCGGCGATCCCGAGTCGGTGCGGTACTCCATGGAGGAGATCAACCTCATCTGGAACGGGTCGGACGACTCCCACTGGAGCAACATCCGCCAGGAGGTTATCGATCAGTACGGTTACCTAACGCAGAAGTACAACCAGTTCTATGATCGCGCAGACGATGCCGAGGTGAACCACTGATCGAGTAGTACAACGGCCCCGGGGGAGGACGTGACTCCTCCCTCGGGGCTCTTCTTTCCGGGAGAAGGCCATGTGCAGAAGAAAAGAGTTGTCAGTGGTGATCGCCCTTGTCGTAGCATCGCTCGCATCGTGTTCGAAAGAGGACGAGTCGGGGCACCTGGATTCTGCTCCAGATGCGGATACCGACTCGGATTCCGACACCGACACCGATGTCGATACCGACGGTGATTCCGACGGCGATACCGATACCGACACCGAACCGATGATCGTTGAATCGTGCGAGGACGGCTGGTGCGAGATTCCGGCTGGCTCCTTCATCTTCGGCTCGAACCCCGGGGAACCGTGTATGAACGAGTACTCGCAGCAGCAGTTCGACGTAACACTGACCCGGTCGTTCCTGATGAAGCAGACCGAGGTGACGCAGGCGGAGTGGGAGGCCGCGGGCTTCCCGAACCCGTCCCGGGATCTCGACCCGACCAAGCCCGTCGTGTTCGTCAACTACTTCGAGGCGATGGCGTACGCGAACTTCCTCTCCGCCGCCGAAGGCCTCGACACCTGCTACGACCTCTCGGCATGCGAGGGCACCATCGGCTCCGGCTGTCCGGACGGGGAGTTCTACGACTACGGGTGCATCACGGAGCAAGGCACAGGAGAAATGTTGCCGCAGAACTTCCGTTGCGCGACCGACGTCCACAAATACCCGGACTGGTACGCCTGCCCCGGCTACCGCCTGCCAACCTCCGCCGAGTGGGAGTACGCGGCGCGGGCCGGCGCGACCGGCGCCACCTACATGGGAGAGATCACGACCACGCCCGAGAACGGCTGCGACGACCCCGT
The window above is part of the Pseudomonadota bacterium genome. Proteins encoded here:
- a CDS encoding formylglycine-generating enzyme family protein, with product MCRRKELSVVIALVVASLASCSKEDESGHLDSAPDADTDSDSDTDTDVDTDGDSDGDTDTDTEPMIVESCEDGWCEIPAGSFIFGSNPGEPCMNEYSQQQFDVTLTRSFLMKQTEVTQAEWEAAGFPNPSRDLDPTKPVVFVNYFEAMAYANFLSAAEGLDTCYDLSACEGTIGSGCPDGEFYDYGCITEQGTGEMLPQNFRCATDVHKYPDWYACPGYRLPTSAEWEYAARAGATGATYMGEITTTPENGCDDPVADEVMWYCGTTETMRPVGGKPKNGWGLHDVLGNAQEWTDYVFKGLSLQETLGLEPPIVDPTGDAQGYDRDIRGGTYRDVACFARLGSQRGGPPAGRGIDIGFRLVRTLFDYDDTNSEMCVWK